DNA sequence from the Raineyella sp. LH-20 genome:
TACGCGCCTCCAGCCACGCCAGATCCGTCCTCGCGACGAACTCACCGTTCTCGTTGCGGATCTCGTACTGCAGGACCGGATCCGGGAGCCCTTGCTGCTTGAGCAGTGCCCGACTCACCGACTCACCGCCATTCTCGGCAAGCGGCGATGCGCCCGCCACGACCGCCCGCGCAATGGCAATCCCGTGTCTTCCGCCCTGAGCCCGCAGCACGCCCACCAGCTGCTCCTTGGTGCATCGGCCGAACGCGAGCCGAAGGGCACTGTCCACCACCGCCAACCCGTCCGCGAAGCCGAGGGTTCGCGCACAGTCCACGACTGTCCATGGCACTGAGGTGATCGGGCAGCCATCCGAGACCTCGACGTGCGCGGGCGGGACAGCGGCGACATGACTGATGAGCCGACGACGCCGGCTCTCCCCACCTCGGTCCCTGGTCACATGGACCTGATCCGACAGGTCACGCCAGGGCACGTCCAATCCGTGCCACGCGGCCGCCGACACGTGACTGACGACGGTACCGTCGTTCAACCCCTCGACCGCCGCAGCCACCAGCAGCCGGTGCCTGTCCGACGGGTCATCAGGAAGCCGGTCGGTGTACGTGCCCCGGCGAAGCCTGGCGAGAGCCCCGGTGCGGACGGCCGACTCGATAGCGTGGGTCGACATTCCCCGAGCCCGCAGTCCGGCGGTCGAGGTCAGTGGATACTGAACGTGGTCTGCGGGTTGGCGGCGCTCCATGCCCCCATCGAATCGCCGGCATGGCGCTGGCGGAAGTCCGAACAACACACGGACAACACTCGGCGGCAGGCGGACAACACCCCTTTGCGGCAGGCGGACAACACCCCTTTGCGGCAGGCGGACAACACCCCTTTGCGGCAGGCGGACAACACCCCTTTGCGGCAGGCGGACAACACCCCTTTGCGACGTACGTGCCCGCGGCATCGCTGTCGCGGGCAGCCCGGGTGCCGGCGCCACACCAAGAGCCCGAGACACGAGCATCCGCGCCCCACCGAGCGCACCGAGCACACTGGCGCCGACACACCCCACGGGTGTCGACAACAGGACGTGCAACGACGCGAAGTCAGCCAGCCTCTGGCCCCCAGATCCCCGACGATTCTCAGGAACCCCGATGGCCCTCAGTAGCACCGACGTTGCACGGCCAAATACGGTCGGCGTAGATGCGCAGCATCGGCGAGGCTGAGAATGATCGGGGTTCACCAGAATCGTCGGGGATCCCTCGTGCCGGGCCCAAAGAGCTGCGTTCCCATGAACCGCGGCCCACAAACTGCAGCCCACGAGTCGCGGTCCACCGAACCAGGACCGCCCCATGCCAGCTCACCAGAGCCAGCGAACGCGAACCCCGGGCGCCGGGATACCAGCCGACGATCCCCGCCGCCCGCAAGCCCACCCCAAGCACCAACGCCACCTCAAGCACCACCGCCCCGCCGCGCCACACCGACCGCCGCAGCGCAGGCCGGCCCCACCGACCACCGCCGAACGCCCGGAAACGCCACAGGGGCGGGCCCCAGACGGGACCCGCCCCTGTGGACGGATGTCAGCTCCTCGGGACCCGCGGGCTCCGAGGCCGTGATCACTTGACGGAGACGGAGGCGCCAGCGGCCTCGAGCTTCTCCTTGGCGGCGGCAGCCGCGTCCTTGGCGACCTTCTCCAGGATGGCCTTGGGGGCGGACTCCACGAGCTCCTTGGCCTCCTTCAGACCGAGGGAGGTGAGCGCGCGCACCTCCTTGATGACCTGGATCTTCTTGTCGCCGGCCGACTCGAGGACGACGTCGAACTCGGTCTGCTCCTCCTCGGCCTCGGCCTCAGCGGCGCCGGCCGGGGCACCGGCGACGGCCACGGCGACCGGGGCGGCGGCGGTGACCTCGAAGGTCTCCTCGAACAGCTTCACGAACTCGGAGAGCTCGATCAGCGACATCTCCTTGAAAGCGGCGATCAGCTCGTCGTTGCTCAGCTTGGCCATGATGGGTTCCTCACTTCTTGGTGTGTGATGCAGTCTGGCCGTCCGGGCCACGCCTGCGGTGGTGGTGATCCGTACGGATCATTCGGCAGCAGGCGCTGCCTCGGCGGCCTCCGCAGCGGGGGCTGCATCGGCGGTCTCGGGCTCCGTGGTCTCCACCGCGGCCGGCGCCTCGCCGGCACCCGCGATGAGGGAGGGGTTCGCCTCGGCAGCGGTCTGCAGCGCACCGAACGCGCGAGCAGCCGTCTGCAGCGGGGCGGCGAACAGACCGGCGGCCTTGGAGAGGTTGCCCTTCATGGCGCCGGCGAGCTTGGCGAGGTAGACCTCGCGCGACTCCAGGTCGGCGAGTGCGCCGACCTGCTTGGCGTCGAGGAACTTGCCCTCCATGACGCCACCCTTGATGACCAGGAGCGGATTGTCCTTGGCAAAGTTCTTGAGGCCCTTGGCCACGGTCGCGATGTCGCCCTTGATGAAGGTCAGAGCGTTCGGGCCGGCCAGGATCTCATCCAGCACGTCGATGCCG
Encoded proteins:
- the rplL gene encoding 50S ribosomal protein L7/L12, which gives rise to MAKLSNDELIAAFKEMSLIELSEFVKLFEETFEVTAAAPVAVAVAGAPAGAAEAEAEEEQTEFDVVLESAGDKKIQVIKEVRALTSLGLKEAKELVESAPKAILEKVAKDAAAAAKEKLEAAGASVSVK
- the rplJ gene encoding 50S ribosomal protein L10, which translates into the protein MAREDKAAAVAQLSEQFESSDAVVLTEYRGLSVAQLKTLRRALGEDATYAVAKNTLMKLAANKAGIDVLDEILAGPNALTFIKGDIATVAKGLKNFAKDNPLLVIKGGVMEGKFLDAKQVGALADLESREVYLAKLAGAMKGNLSKAAGLFAAPLQTAARAFGALQTAAEANPSLIAGAGEAPAAVETTEPETADAAPAAEAAEAAPAAE